The Leadbettera azotonutricia ZAS-9 genome has a window encoding:
- a CDS encoding TIGR03546 family protein: MLKPIAKLIVALNGNLKKSQIAAGFSWGVLLGLIPAGNVFWIFFFVISFFFKHHHASKVLVLAIIKLLINLINPALDTVGWAFLHVDSLQPILTTLYNMPFVPFTGFNNTLVAGGLVGGIVLFLPVFFLIFFLIPLYRTKLVPRIQNAKLVTKLKKLPLISALGEAIASVAGVKGIGK; this comes from the coding sequence ATGCTTAAACCTATAGCTAAATTGATAGTCGCCCTGAACGGCAATCTGAAGAAAAGCCAGATTGCAGCAGGGTTTTCCTGGGGCGTCCTCCTGGGCCTTATTCCTGCGGGGAATGTATTCTGGATTTTCTTCTTTGTTATTTCATTCTTTTTTAAGCACCACCACGCCTCAAAAGTCCTGGTGCTGGCGATTATCAAGCTTTTGATAAATTTGATTAACCCCGCCCTGGACACTGTGGGCTGGGCCTTCCTTCATGTTGATTCCCTCCAGCCTATTTTGACCACCCTGTACAACATGCCCTTTGTGCCCTTTACGGGATTCAACAATACCCTGGTAGCCGGGGGCCTTGTGGGCGGTATAGTCCTTTTCCTGCCAGTGTTTTTCCTCATCTTTTTCCTGATTCCTCTTTACCGGACCAAGCTGGTTCCCAGGATACAGAACGCCAAGCTTGTCACCAAGCTAAAGAAGCTGCCTTTGATTTCCGCCCTTGGCGAGGCGATAGCGTCTGTGGCAGGCGTCAAAGGCATAGGGAAATAA
- a CDS encoding tetratricopeptide repeat protein: MDSLIPILAAVVVLVIGIFLVMIIMGRSKSGGGNGKGSKGRDAIIKNTTKRLSQNPHDPEALSELGALYFKEEDWNQAYKTYGTLTELGSAQGEKEFENNYRFGLSALKLGMTDDAYKGFSAARGLNQNNFDVNYNLGVLEFQKKNYEKAIQVLNQARLQDPEHAPTLRTLGHSFFRLKKNKEAMTFIRKAIDLAPDDKESLYTLAECYYEANQTEQAQRIFSHLRGDPVMGASACLISGTINAQARQYDKAIQDFELGLRHENIKADVRIELRYQAATTLIKQNEIGKALGYLKDIQLENPNYKDVSPLIGRYQELNANKNLQIFLMAPSGDFVALCRKIVMSYYQKAKVKVTNISVNKNEWADVLAEVDTAKWEDLIMFRFIRTPGSIGELIVRDFHSHLKEVKAGKGICITVGNFTEEAKRYTEARLIDLIEKDRLTVILNTVDAKVAAAAPKTPAKK; encoded by the coding sequence ATGGATTCCTTGATTCCCATACTGGCAGCAGTAGTGGTCCTCGTCATCGGCATTTTTCTGGTGATGATAATCATGGGCCGCTCCAAAAGCGGGGGCGGCAACGGAAAAGGCTCTAAGGGCCGTGACGCAATTATCAAAAACACCACTAAAAGGCTATCACAAAATCCCCATGATCCAGAAGCCCTCAGCGAGCTGGGGGCTCTCTATTTCAAGGAAGAGGATTGGAACCAGGCTTACAAGACCTATGGCACCCTGACCGAGCTTGGCTCAGCCCAGGGCGAAAAAGAATTTGAAAACAACTATCGTTTCGGCCTTTCTGCCCTCAAGCTTGGCATGACCGACGATGCGTATAAGGGTTTTTCCGCTGCCAGGGGCCTTAATCAGAATAATTTTGATGTGAACTACAATCTGGGTGTTCTGGAATTCCAGAAGAAGAACTACGAGAAGGCTATACAGGTATTGAACCAGGCAAGGCTTCAGGATCCTGAGCACGCCCCCACGTTAAGAACCCTTGGCCATTCTTTTTTCCGCTTGAAGAAGAACAAGGAGGCCATGACTTTTATACGCAAGGCCATAGACCTTGCCCCGGATGACAAGGAATCCCTCTACACCCTTGCGGAATGCTACTACGAGGCCAACCAGACCGAGCAGGCCCAGCGAATTTTTAGCCATCTCCGGGGCGATCCCGTCATGGGGGCCAGCGCCTGCCTTATTTCGGGCACCATCAACGCCCAGGCCCGCCAATACGACAAAGCTATCCAGGATTTTGAGCTTGGCCTTCGCCATGAGAACATCAAGGCCGATGTGCGCATCGAACTGCGTTACCAGGCTGCCACGACCTTAATCAAGCAGAATGAAATCGGCAAAGCCTTGGGGTATCTCAAAGACATCCAGCTTGAGAACCCCAACTACAAGGATGTGTCCCCCCTTATAGGCCGTTATCAGGAACTCAACGCCAACAAAAATCTCCAAATTTTCCTCATGGCCCCTTCCGGGGATTTTGTGGCCCTCTGCCGGAAAATCGTCATGAGCTATTATCAGAAAGCCAAGGTGAAGGTCACCAATATCTCGGTCAACAAGAACGAGTGGGCCGACGTACTCGCCGAAGTCGATACCGCCAAATGGGAAGATCTTATCATGTTCCGCTTTATACGTACTCCAGGTTCGATTGGCGAGCTCATTGTGCGGGACTTCCATTCCCACCTTAAAGAAGTGAAGGCCGGCAAGGGCATCTGCATTACTGTGGGCAATTTTACTGAAGAAGCCAAACGCTATACCGAGGCCCGCCTTATCGATCTTATTGAAAAGGACAGGCTCACTGTCATACTCAATACCGTAGACGCCAAGGTTGCGGCTGCCGCGCCGAAAACCCCGGCAAAGAAGTAG